From the genome of Pukyongia salina, one region includes:
- the dapB gene encoding 4-hydroxy-tetrahydrodipicolinate reductase, translated as MKLALLGYGKMGKTIERLAVEAGHEVVFIKDRANERGDLAEADVAIDFSTPEAAIENISRCIMDGIPIVSGTTGWLKDYDKVLNLCEERNGSFIYASNFSIGVNLFFGLNEYLAKQMSSWPMYDINIEEIHHTEKKDAPSGTAISLAEGIIKNTAKEAWQLDGQGDAVVPIHAKREEDVKGTHEITYSSEIDTISIKHEAHSRDGFAKGAILAAQWLQNKKGVFGMKDVLGIE; from the coding sequence ATGAAACTCGCACTATTGGGCTACGGAAAGATGGGAAAGACCATTGAACGACTGGCTGTTGAAGCCGGGCATGAGGTAGTATTTATCAAAGACAGGGCAAATGAACGTGGTGATCTGGCAGAAGCCGATGTTGCGATCGATTTTTCAACTCCTGAAGCTGCCATTGAAAATATATCCCGCTGTATTATGGACGGGATTCCCATTGTGAGTGGAACCACCGGCTGGCTGAAAGACTATGACAAAGTGCTAAACCTATGTGAAGAGCGTAACGGAAGTTTTATCTACGCGTCCAATTTCAGCATTGGGGTCAACTTGTTTTTCGGCTTGAATGAATATCTTGCCAAGCAAATGAGCTCCTGGCCTATGTACGATATTAACATAGAGGAAATACATCATACCGAGAAAAAAGATGCGCCAAGTGGTACTGCCATTAGCCTGGCCGAAGGGATCATAAAAAACACGGCTAAAGAGGCCTGGCAACTGGACGGGCAGGGTGATGCTGTTGTCCCAATCCATGCGAAACGAGAAGAAGATGTAAAGGGCACCCATGAGATCACCTATAGTTCGGAAATTGATACTATCTCTATAAAGCATGAGGCTCATAGCAGGGACGGATTTGCAAAAGGAGCCATCCTGGCTGCTCAGTGGCTTCAGAACAAGAAAGGGGTATTCGGGATGAAAGATGTCCTCGGAATTGAATAA
- a CDS encoding GNAT family N-acetyltransferase — translation MEYIIKTNRLGLRNWKHSDELPFIEMGKDAEVMRHFPTVLSDAESLDLIKRLSDHYKEYGYTYFAVDELETGEFIGFTGLKNQIWESEFTPCVDMGWRLKRAAWGKGFATEAARACLEAAWPKFGLKEVLAFATDTNLASQRVMQKIGMDHIGKVQHPMIKGDSRFRHCEVYKFTMQA, via the coding sequence ATGGAATATATAATAAAAACAAACAGACTTGGACTTCGGAACTGGAAACACTCAGACGAATTACCTTTTATTGAAATGGGTAAGGATGCCGAAGTAATGAGGCATTTCCCTACAGTGCTAAGCGATGCAGAATCGCTGGATCTTATCAAAAGACTTTCAGATCATTACAAGGAATACGGCTATACCTACTTTGCGGTAGATGAATTGGAAACAGGTGAATTTATCGGGTTCACAGGATTGAAAAATCAGATTTGGGAAAGCGAATTCACACCCTGTGTGGATATGGGGTGGCGACTAAAACGAGCTGCCTGGGGTAAGGGTTTTGCTACCGAAGCTGCCCGGGCTTGCCTAGAAGCAGCCTGGCCGAAATTTGGCTTGAAGGAAGTACTTGCCTTTGCCACCGATACCAATCTGGCTTCCCAACGGGTGATGCAAAAAATAGGAATGGATCATATCGGCAAGGTGCAACATCCCATGATAAAAGGCGATAGCAGGTTCAGACATTGTGAGGTGTATAAATTTACTATGCAAGCATAA
- a CDS encoding SDR family oxidoreductase, producing the protein MDLKAKMLRDDALKGKTIVVTGGGSGLGKSMTTYFLELGANVVITSRNLEKLQTVKQELEAETGGKVLPVQCDVRHYDQVEAMVEASVNEFGTVDVLLNNAAGNFISPTERLSANAFDTIIDIVLKGTKNCTLAFGKHWIDKKETNKTVLNIVTTYAWTGSAYVVPSATAKAGVLAMTRSLAVEWAKYGMRFNAIAPGPFPTKGAWDRLLPGDLKEKFDLAKKVPVKRVGEHQELANLAAYLVSDFSAYINGEVVTIDGGEWLKGAGQMNMLEEIPQEMWDMLEAMIRAKKSK; encoded by the coding sequence ATGGATCTAAAGGCTAAAATGCTACGAGACGATGCGCTAAAAGGAAAAACTATTGTTGTTACTGGTGGTGGCAGCGGCTTGGGTAAGTCCATGACCACCTACTTCCTCGAATTGGGCGCCAATGTGGTGATCACCTCCCGAAATCTGGAAAAACTACAAACGGTTAAGCAGGAACTGGAAGCTGAAACGGGAGGAAAAGTTCTCCCTGTACAGTGCGATGTGCGGCATTACGACCAGGTGGAAGCCATGGTGGAAGCCTCTGTAAACGAATTTGGAACGGTGGATGTGCTGCTTAACAATGCCGCCGGGAATTTCATCTCCCCTACCGAAAGACTTTCGGCTAACGCCTTCGATACCATAATCGACATCGTCCTGAAAGGTACCAAGAATTGTACTTTGGCCTTCGGAAAACACTGGATCGATAAAAAAGAAACCAATAAAACGGTACTAAATATTGTTACCACATACGCCTGGACCGGCTCGGCCTACGTAGTGCCCAGCGCTACTGCCAAGGCAGGAGTTCTTGCGATGACAAGATCCCTGGCGGTGGAATGGGCTAAATACGGAATGCGCTTCAATGCCATAGCGCCAGGGCCTTTTCCTACAAAAGGTGCCTGGGACAGGTTGTTACCCGGTGACCTCAAGGAAAAATTCGATCTTGCCAAAAAAGTTCCCGTGAAACGCGTTGGGGAACATCAGGAATTGGCAAATCTGGCTGCTTACCTCGTTTCCGACTTCTCCGCGTATATCAATGGAGAGGTGGTTACCATAGACGGCGGTGAATGGCTAAAAGGAGCCGGCCAGATGAATATGCTTGAAGAAATCCCCCAGGAAATGTGGGATATGCTTGAGGCCATGATCCGGGCTAAGAAAAGTAAGTGA
- a CDS encoding YceI family protein, translating to MMKKFNLLMLVFFVSFYGFSQAGDIAMNDAVQPTNKLSYKLNSSGSNFTIKGTSSLHDWEMISKSFSGKLDFDHVTDGDLKIHNIEVKVGVKTLESGKRVMDNKCYDALKSDSHPSITYRLNKVESIQHTGSDNYTAKLIGTLSIAGKTRTVTIDTKIAVVGGKVIIKGEKPLKMSDFDVEPPTALLGTLKTGNDIIIDFNLNYN from the coding sequence ATGATGAAAAAGTTTAATCTATTGATGTTAGTGTTTTTTGTTTCGTTTTACGGTTTTTCTCAAGCAGGAGATATTGCCATGAACGATGCAGTACAACCCACGAATAAACTAAGTTACAAACTTAATTCTTCGGGATCGAATTTTACTATTAAAGGAACCTCGTCATTACATGACTGGGAGATGATCTCGAAATCTTTTAGCGGAAAACTCGATTTCGATCATGTAACTGATGGAGATCTTAAAATACACAATATCGAGGTAAAAGTGGGTGTAAAAACCCTCGAGAGTGGTAAGCGCGTCATGGACAATAAATGTTATGATGCCCTTAAGAGTGACAGCCATCCTAGCATCACCTACCGACTTAATAAAGTAGAATCCATACAACATACAGGCAGCGATAATTACACAGCAAAATTAATAGGGACGCTATCCATTGCGGGTAAAACCAGGACAGTTACTATTGATACTAAAATCGCAGTAGTAGGAGGTAAGGTGATCATAAAAGGTGAAAAACCATTGAAAATGTCCGATTTCGATGTGGAACCACCTACTGCCTTGCTAGGGACCTTAAAAACCGGAAATGATATTATAATTGATTTTAACCTTAATTACAATTAA
- a CDS encoding ParA family protein, with translation MGKIIAIANQKGGVGKTTTSVNLAASLGVLEKKVLLIDADPQANATSGLGIDVEQVEHGTYHLIEHTVSAKDAIVSTSSPNLDLIPAHIDLVAIEIELVDKDKREYMLKSAISELKDEYDYILIDCAPSLGLLTLNALTAADSVMIPIQCEYFALEGLGKLLNTVKSVQKIHNPELDIEGLLLTMYDSRLRLSNQVVDEVKKHFDEMVFKTIIQRNVRLSEAPSYGESIISYDAGSKGANNYLSLAQELIEKYA, from the coding sequence ATGGGTAAAATAATTGCTATTGCAAACCAAAAAGGGGGGGTAGGAAAAACGACGACTTCGGTTAATCTGGCGGCATCCCTTGGTGTATTAGAAAAGAAAGTTTTATTGATTGATGCAGATCCCCAGGCAAATGCAACCTCCGGGCTTGGAATTGATGTAGAGCAGGTGGAGCACGGAACCTATCACCTGATCGAACATACAGTGTCTGCAAAGGACGCCATCGTATCGACTAGTTCTCCCAACCTGGATCTTATCCCGGCTCATATAGATCTGGTGGCCATTGAGATAGAACTTGTAGATAAAGACAAGAGGGAATATATGCTGAAGAGCGCTATAAGCGAATTGAAGGATGAGTATGACTACATTCTCATCGACTGCGCTCCGTCATTGGGTCTTTTAACGCTGAACGCTCTTACTGCGGCCGATTCGGTGATGATTCCTATTCAGTGCGAATATTTTGCCCTGGAAGGTCTTGGTAAACTCCTCAACACGGTAAAAAGTGTTCAGAAGATCCACAATCCCGAACTAGATATCGAGGGGCTATTGCTCACTATGTACGATTCGCGTTTACGTCTCTCTAACCAGGTAGTTGATGAAGTAAAGAAGCATTTCGATGAAATGGTGTTTAAAACAATCATTCAACGGAACGTTCGTTTAAGTGAAGCACCCAGCTACGGAGAAAGCATAATTAGTTATGATGCCGGTAGTAAAGGTGCCAATAATTACTTAAGTTTGGCACAGGAATTAATAGAAAAATACGCATAG
- a CDS encoding methylmalonyl-CoA mutase subunit beta, producing MTNLFDEFDGVSAKAWKQKIQVDLKGADYNDTLIWQSPEGIHVKPFYHPDDFKSAFEPIPGQPQQWEIVQQVFIDDVAIANKLALDAMDRGAEALLLIAENSFEIEPMFTGFDFSEATLYFDLRFLNLEFQRKLQTYLSEKQACVFYNIDLLGNLARSGNWYTNLKQDHEILDNLFSEFSSEAILGVDMALYQNAGAHSVQQLAYGLAHCNEYLHHFSNKKDLLVNFKVAVGNNYFFEIAKIRALRKLYSVLAQEFGMNPKCNILAVPSQRNKTIYDYNVNMLRTTTECMSAVLGGANAVSNLPYDAIYHKSNEFGERISRNQLLILKSESYFDAVSNPADGTYYIEALTDQLAEAALALFKEIEANGGFLKMLKQGTIQKKIKESAQKEQKMFEEGKLALLGTNKYPNTADRMKDTIELFPFVKNKPRKTLIEPIIERRLAEPLEKERLDNEN from the coding sequence ATGACTAACTTATTCGATGAATTTGACGGGGTTTCGGCTAAAGCCTGGAAGCAAAAGATACAGGTGGACCTTAAAGGTGCCGATTATAACGACACCCTCATCTGGCAATCTCCCGAGGGCATCCACGTAAAACCGTTCTATCACCCCGATGATTTTAAGTCTGCTTTCGAGCCCATTCCGGGTCAACCTCAGCAGTGGGAGATCGTTCAACAGGTTTTTATTGATGACGTGGCCATCGCCAACAAACTGGCCCTGGACGCCATGGACCGCGGAGCGGAAGCCCTGCTTCTTATTGCCGAAAATTCCTTCGAGATAGAACCCATGTTCACTGGTTTCGATTTCTCGGAAGCTACCTTGTATTTCGATCTGCGTTTCCTGAATCTTGAATTTCAAAGGAAGCTGCAAACCTATCTAAGCGAAAAACAAGCCTGTGTATTTTACAATATCGACCTCCTTGGTAACCTGGCGCGAAGTGGCAATTGGTATACTAATCTTAAACAGGACCATGAGATCCTTGATAATCTTTTTTCTGAATTTTCTTCGGAAGCGATCTTAGGTGTGGATATGGCCTTGTATCAAAACGCCGGAGCTCATAGTGTTCAGCAATTAGCCTATGGGTTGGCACATTGTAACGAATACCTGCATCACTTCAGCAATAAAAAAGATCTGCTTGTAAATTTTAAAGTTGCTGTTGGAAATAATTACTTCTTCGAAATAGCTAAAATAAGGGCGCTACGGAAATTGTACTCGGTACTAGCACAGGAATTCGGCATGAACCCAAAGTGTAATATCCTTGCAGTCCCGTCGCAGCGAAATAAAACCATTTACGATTATAACGTGAATATGCTGCGTACCACCACCGAATGTATGAGTGCCGTACTGGGTGGTGCCAATGCCGTAAGTAACCTCCCCTATGATGCTATCTATCATAAAAGCAACGAATTTGGCGAACGGATCTCCCGCAACCAATTGCTCATTCTGAAGTCGGAAAGTTATTTCGATGCAGTATCCAATCCTGCGGATGGAACGTATTATATCGAAGCGCTCACCGATCAGCTGGCTGAAGCCGCCCTGGCACTTTTTAAAGAGATCGAAGCGAACGGCGGATTCCTGAAAATGCTGAAACAGGGCACCATTCAGAAGAAAATAAAAGAAAGCGCACAAAAGGAACAGAAAATGTTCGAGGAGGGAAAACTGGCACTCCTGGGTACAAATAAGTATCCCAACACCGCTGATAGAATGAAAGACACCATCGAATTATTTCCGTTCGTAAAGAACAAGCCAAGAAAAACGCTCATCGAACCTATCATCGAGCGTCGCCTGGCCGAACCCCTGGAAAAAGAAAGGCTTGATAATGAAAATTAA
- a CDS encoding c-type cytochrome produces the protein MKELFKEIMHRTFNYIFVLNLVVSLLFACNSSTKNASEKNQPEVADLSMAQDELSRSKERGGLIYTDFCMQCHMANGMGITGTFPPLAGSNWLIEKRTESIHAVKYGQSGKIEVNGEIYDNIMVPMGLSDEEVADVMNYIMSSWGNTLDKMVTPSEVAAVKK, from the coding sequence TTGAAAGAATTATTTAAAGAGATCATGCACAGAACATTCAACTATATCTTCGTCCTTAACCTGGTAGTAAGTCTATTATTCGCCTGCAATTCATCTACTAAAAATGCTTCAGAAAAAAATCAACCTGAAGTGGCAGATCTCTCTATGGCTCAGGATGAGTTAAGCAGATCGAAAGAGCGAGGTGGCCTTATCTATACCGATTTCTGCATGCAGTGCCACATGGCAAACGGGATGGGCATTACAGGTACGTTTCCTCCTTTGGCCGGGTCCAACTGGTTAATAGAAAAACGTACCGAAAGCATCCACGCTGTGAAATACGGCCAATCCGGGAAGATAGAAGTGAACGGGGAAATTTACGACAATATCATGGTGCCCATGGGACTTAGTGATGAAGAGGTGGCAGATGTAATGAACTACATCATGTCCTCCTGGGGTAACACTCTCGATAAAATGGTTACCCCATCGGAAGTTGCTGCCGTTAAAAAATAA
- a CDS encoding ParB/RepB/Spo0J family partition protein, translating to MAKATKKQALGRGLSALLKDPANDIKSADDKNADKVVGNIVELELDTIEVNPFQPRTSFNEESLRELASSIRELGVIQPITVRKLGFNKYQLVSGERRYRASKLIGLDTIPAYIRIANDQESLEMALVENIQRQDLDPIEIALSYQRLIEEIQVTQEALSDRVGKNRSTIANYLRLLKLDPIIQTGMRDGFISMGHGRALINVEDLDQQLDIYEQILSKKLSVRETESLVRSIKGPETAPKSSTKSLPAYASAAKKELTDLLDSKVQLKVNGSGKGQLIVPFANKEDFLRILNQIKGEK from the coding sequence ATGGCGAAGGCGACGAAAAAACAGGCATTAGGACGCGGACTCTCTGCATTACTCAAGGATCCGGCAAACGATATAAAATCTGCAGATGATAAGAATGCCGATAAGGTAGTTGGGAATATAGTAGAGCTGGAACTCGATACCATCGAGGTTAATCCTTTTCAGCCAAGAACCAGTTTCAACGAAGAATCCCTGCGCGAATTAGCCTCCTCTATTCGAGAGTTGGGCGTAATACAGCCTATTACAGTTAGAAAACTTGGCTTCAATAAATATCAGCTGGTAAGTGGTGAAAGACGATACAGGGCCTCAAAGCTTATCGGTCTTGATACCATCCCGGCTTACATCCGTATCGCTAACGACCAGGAATCCCTGGAAATGGCACTGGTGGAGAATATACAGCGGCAGGATCTCGATCCCATTGAAATAGCATTATCCTACCAACGTCTCATTGAGGAGATCCAGGTTACCCAGGAGGCCTTGAGCGATCGTGTGGGTAAGAACCGCTCTACCATAGCCAATTATCTCAGGTTACTCAAGCTAGACCCCATCATCCAGACTGGGATGCGCGACGGATTTATCTCTATGGGTCACGGGAGAGCACTCATTAATGTGGAGGATCTGGACCAACAGCTCGATATTTACGAGCAGATACTGAGCAAGAAACTTTCGGTTAGAGAAACTGAAAGCCTGGTACGAAGTATCAAAGGCCCTGAAACTGCTCCTAAAAGCAGTACGAAGTCACTACCCGCTTACGCTTCAGCAGCAAAAAAGGAACTTACAGACCTACTCGATAGCAAGGTTCAGCTAAAAGTAAATGGTTCGGGCAAAGGGCAACTTATAGTCCCATTTGCGAATAAAGAAGATTTTCTTCGAATTTTGAATCAGATAAAAGGTGAAAAGTAG
- a CDS encoding FtsB family cell division protein: protein MKFSEIKKKKWFLVFSSTYVLILIFFIVWMIFFDTNSFFIHRELDQDIKGLEENKEFYKQEIEKDKAFIEKMKDSAEMEKFAREKYYLKKENEDIYIIEHEDSLKNKDHND from the coding sequence GTGAAATTTTCAGAAATAAAAAAGAAAAAATGGTTCCTGGTATTTAGTAGTACCTATGTACTCATACTTATCTTTTTTATCGTGTGGATGATTTTTTTCGACACCAATTCGTTCTTTATTCACCGGGAATTGGATCAGGATATTAAAGGCCTGGAAGAGAATAAAGAATTCTACAAGCAGGAAATTGAAAAGGACAAAGCTTTTATAGAGAAGATGAAAGACAGTGCCGAAATGGAAAAATTTGCCAGGGAAAAGTACTATCTGAAAAAGGAGAATGAAGACATTTATATTATAGAGCACGAAGACAGCCTGAAAAATAAAGACCACAATGACTAA
- the scpA gene encoding methylmalonyl-CoA mutase, producing MSRKNLEHLSLNGNAENKPGPSVDSTITAEEITVKKQYTPSDLDHIHHLDFVAGIAPNLRGPYSTMYVRRPWTIRQYAGFSTAEDSNAFYRRNLAAGQKGLSVAFDLATHRGYDSDHERVVGDVGKAGVAIDSVEDMKILFDKIPLDKMSVSMTMNGAVLPIMAFYIVAAEEQGVSPEALAGTIQNDILKEFMVRNTYIYPPAPSMKIISDIFEFTSEKMPKFNSISISGYHMQEAGATCDIELAYTLADGLEYIRTGIAAGMDIDSFAPRLSFFWAIGMNHFMEIAKMRAARMLWAKLVKQFNPKNPKSLSLRTHCQTSGWSLTEQDPFNNVARTCIEAAAAAFGGTQSLHTNALDEAIALPTDFSARIARNTQIYLQEETQITRTVDPWAGSYYVENLTHEIANKAWMLIREVEELGGMTKAIEAGIPKLRIEEAAARKQARIDSGQDIIVGVNKYRLEKEDPLHILDVDNQKVRNGQIARLERIKNERNSEAVETALAKLTNCAKTGDGNLLALAVDAARNRATLGEISYALEKEFGRYKAQIRSFSGVYSKEMQKDPSFEKARAMADRFAELEGRRPRIMIAKMGQDGHDRGAKVVATGYADVGFDVDIGPLFQTPAEAAKQAMENDVHILGVSSLAAGHKTLVPQVIEELKKQGRDDIMVIVGGVIPPQDYEFLFDAGAVAVYGPGTRISDAAIEMLQILIDSVAE from the coding sequence ATGAGCAGAAAGAACTTGGAACATCTTAGTTTAAATGGCAATGCCGAAAATAAACCGGGCCCATCTGTAGATTCCACGATTACTGCCGAAGAAATTACGGTTAAAAAACAATACACTCCTTCCGATCTCGATCATATCCATCACCTGGACTTTGTTGCGGGTATCGCCCCCAACCTTAGAGGTCCATACTCCACCATGTATGTTCGCAGGCCATGGACCATAAGACAATACGCGGGGTTTTCTACCGCCGAAGACAGTAACGCTTTCTACCGCCGAAACCTGGCAGCCGGACAAAAAGGGCTGTCTGTAGCCTTCGACCTGGCAACGCATAGAGGCTACGACAGCGATCACGAGCGTGTAGTTGGTGATGTGGGAAAAGCAGGCGTAGCCATAGACAGCGTGGAGGACATGAAGATCCTTTTCGATAAGATCCCTCTGGATAAAATGAGCGTATCCATGACGATGAATGGTGCGGTGCTGCCTATCATGGCTTTTTATATTGTTGCTGCTGAAGAACAAGGCGTTTCTCCCGAAGCTCTGGCCGGCACCATCCAGAACGACATTTTAAAGGAGTTTATGGTTAGAAACACTTACATCTACCCTCCTGCTCCATCGATGAAGATCATTAGTGATATCTTCGAATTCACCTCAGAGAAAATGCCGAAGTTCAATTCCATCTCGATTTCGGGCTATCATATGCAGGAAGCGGGCGCAACCTGCGATATCGAACTGGCCTATACGCTTGCCGACGGCCTCGAATACATCCGCACCGGAATTGCGGCGGGAATGGATATAGATTCTTTCGCTCCCAGGCTTTCTTTCTTCTGGGCCATCGGGATGAATCATTTTATGGAAATTGCCAAAATGAGGGCTGCCAGAATGCTTTGGGCGAAGCTCGTAAAACAATTCAACCCTAAGAATCCCAAATCGCTATCGCTTCGTACCCATTGCCAAACCAGTGGTTGGAGCCTTACAGAACAAGATCCTTTTAACAACGTAGCCAGAACCTGCATTGAAGCGGCGGCAGCGGCCTTTGGCGGTACGCAGTCCCTGCATACCAATGCCCTGGATGAAGCTATCGCACTTCCCACCGATTTCTCGGCACGTATCGCCAGGAATACCCAGATCTATCTTCAGGAAGAAACCCAAATTACGCGAACGGTCGATCCCTGGGCGGGTAGTTATTATGTAGAAAACCTCACTCACGAGATCGCCAATAAGGCCTGGATGTTGATTCGGGAAGTGGAAGAATTAGGAGGAATGACCAAGGCCATTGAAGCAGGGATCCCTAAACTACGTATAGAAGAAGCGGCAGCGCGAAAGCAAGCTCGAATCGATAGCGGCCAGGATATAATTGTTGGTGTAAACAAGTATCGCCTCGAAAAGGAAGACCCACTGCATATACTCGACGTGGATAACCAAAAGGTTAGAAACGGACAAATTGCGCGTCTTGAAAGGATAAAAAACGAAAGAAATAGTGAAGCGGTAGAAACTGCCCTCGCAAAATTAACAAACTGCGCCAAAACAGGTGACGGAAATTTATTAGCTTTAGCCGTAGATGCAGCCCGTAACCGTGCGACCCTTGGAGAGATCTCGTACGCATTGGAAAAGGAGTTTGGACGATATAAAGCGCAGATCCGGTCCTTTAGCGGCGTGTATAGTAAAGAAATGCAGAAAGACCCTTCTTTTGAAAAAGCCCGTGCGATGGCAGATCGGTTCGCTGAACTGGAAGGACGACGTCCTCGAATAATGATCGCCAAAATGGGACAGGACGGACATGACCGGGGTGCCAAAGTAGTGGCAACAGGTTATGCCGATGTAGGTTTCGATGTGGATATTGGTCCGTTGTTCCAAACCCCGGCCGAAGCCGCAAAACAAGCCATGGAGAACGATGTGCATATCCTGGGTGTTTCCTCCCTGGCGGCCGGACATAAAACCCTCGTTCCCCAGGTAATCGAAGAACTGAAAAAACAGGGCCGTGATGATATCATGGTGATCGTTGGTGGTGTTATTCCACCACAGGATTACGAATTTCTCTTCGATGCTGGTGCCGTGGCGGTTTATGGCCCTGGCACACGTATTAGCGATGCCGCCATTGAAATGCTTCAGATCTTGATCGATTCGGTAGCCGAATAA
- the udk gene encoding uridine kinase, producing MLIIGIAGGTGSGKTTVVQQIIEQLPEGEVCIISQDSYYKDISHLTYEERVKINFDHPKAIDFDLLSTHLKELKKGNSFEQPVYSFVEHNRTSETITTHPKKVVIVEGILILTHPEIRELFDIKVYVHADSDERLIRRLKRDIVERGRDLNEVLNRYQTTLKPMHQEFIEPTKEYADIIIPTNRYNTVAVDLIRNIIHQKLDN from the coding sequence ATGCTTATTATAGGTATCGCCGGAGGTACAGGGAGTGGTAAAACAACGGTCGTTCAGCAGATCATAGAACAATTACCGGAAGGAGAAGTATGTATCATTTCACAAGATTCGTATTATAAAGATATTAGCCACCTAACTTACGAGGAAAGGGTGAAGATCAATTTCGATCATCCCAAGGCTATCGATTTCGATCTTTTGTCTACTCACCTAAAGGAACTAAAAAAAGGCAACTCCTTCGAACAACCGGTTTACTCGTTTGTAGAACATAACCGAACTTCAGAAACCATTACCACCCATCCTAAAAAAGTGGTGATCGTTGAAGGTATCCTTATCCTTACGCATCCCGAAATTCGCGAACTGTTCGACATTAAAGTGTATGTTCATGCCGATAGCGACGAACGCCTGATACGTAGATTAAAAAGGGATATCGTGGAACGAGGGCGCGATCTCAACGAGGTGCTTAATCGATACCAGACCACACTAAAACCTATGCATCAGGAGTTTATAGAACCAACCAAGGAATACGCAGATATTATCATCCCGACAAATAGATATAATACCGTGGCCGTGGATCTAATTCGAAATATTATTCATCAGAAGCTGGACAACTAA
- a CDS encoding DUF5683 domain-containing protein, protein MKSRLLYILFILTATSLFAQTPDSLNVSREEVLVVQDTINNKQSYDPLAPSRAAFYSAVLPGLGQAYNKKYWKIPIIYAGMATGVYFYIQNDKDYDRFRDAYKRRLAGFTDDEFYGSGTTPVISDDRLIDAQISAQKNKDISIIVSLAFYLVNIIDANVDAHLSQYNVSDDLTLSPNLYVDPISTQANYSLSFKFNLK, encoded by the coding sequence GTGAAAAGTAGGCTATTATACATCCTCTTCATACTTACTGCAACTTCACTTTTTGCGCAAACCCCCGATTCCCTGAACGTATCCAGGGAAGAAGTTCTCGTGGTACAGGACACCATCAATAACAAACAAAGTTACGACCCCCTTGCGCCTTCACGCGCTGCTTTCTATTCGGCGGTATTACCTGGTTTGGGACAGGCCTACAACAAGAAGTACTGGAAGATCCCCATCATCTACGCCGGGATGGCAACCGGGGTTTATTTCTATATCCAGAACGATAAGGATTACGACCGGTTCAGGGATGCCTATAAGCGTCGGCTTGCCGGCTTTACCGATGATGAGTTCTACGGATCCGGGACCACGCCTGTGATCTCGGACGACCGGCTGATAGACGCACAAATTTCGGCACAAAAAAATAAGGATATAAGTATCATCGTATCTCTGGCTTTTTACCTGGTGAATATTATCGATGCGAATGTGGATGCGCATTTGAGTCAGTATAACGTAAGCGACGACCTTACTTTGAGTCCGAACCTCTACGTAGACCCCATCAGTACCCAGGCAAATTACAGTCTCTCTTTTAAATTCAATTTAAAATGA